Genomic segment of uncultured Tolumonas sp.:
GTTATCTGAGTTAAAGCAGTTCCGCCAGCTGCACTCAAAAACCCCAGGTCATCCGGAATACGGTTATGCACCGGGTGTGGAAACCACCACGGGCCCACTGGGTCAGGGCATTGCCAATGCAGTCGGTATGGCGCTGGCTGAAAAAACCTTAGCCGCACAGTTTAATAAACCAAACCACGCTATCGTTGACCATTACACCTACGCCTTTATGGGCGATGGTTGTTTGATGGAAGGTATTTCACACGAAGTCTGTTCACTGGCGGGAACCTTAGAGTTGGGCAAACTGATTGCCTTTTGGGATGACAACGGCATCTCGATTGATGGTCATGTGGAAGGTTGGTTCAGCGATGATACGCCAGCGCGTTTCCGTGCTTACGGCTGGCAGGTGATTGATTCGGTCGATGGTCACGACCCACGGGCACTGGATGCGGCCATTCGGGAAGCCAAAGCCAACACTACCCAACCCACCCTGATTTGCTGTAAAACCATCATCGGTTACGGCTCACCAAACAAATCCGGCAGTCACGATTGCCATGGTGCACCACTGGGTAAAGATGAAGTCACTCGCGTGCGTGAGTTCCTCAACTGGCCTCATGCGCCATTTGAAATTCCACAAGACATCTATCAAGCGTGGGATGCCAAAGCTAAGGGCCAGCAAGTTCAAAATGAATGGAACAAACAGTTCGCCGCTTATCAGGAAATATTCCCACAAGAAGCTGCCGAATTGTTACGCCGAAGCACAGGTACACTAACCGCCGATTGGGCCGACAAAGCCAATGCCTACATCGCTGAGCTACAAGCTAACCCTGCGAACATTGCCAGCCGTCAGGCCAGCCAAAAAGCCTTGAACGAATACGCGAAGATTCTGCCAGAGCTGCTCGGTGGTTCGGCGGATTTAGCGCCATCCAACCTGACCCGCCACACCAGCGCGTTAGATGTCAGCACTGAAACCCCACAGGGCAACTACATGCACTATGGTGTGCGTGAGTTTGGCATGTCAGCCATCATGAACGGTGTGACTCTGCACGGTGGTTTCATTCCTTACGGCGGCACCTTCTTGATGTTTATGGAATACGCGCGTAACGCGGTGCGTATGGCGGCGCTGATGAAGCAACGCTCGATTTTCGTTTACACCCACGATTCGATTGGCTTAGGCGAAGATGGCCCCACCCATCAACCGGTGGAACAACTCGCCTCATTACGCTTAACACCGAACATGGAAACCTGGCGCCCTTGCGACCAAGTGGAATCGGCGGTGAGCTGGAAAGCGGCAATTGAACGTCAGAACGGCCCGAGTGCACTGATATTCTCGCGCCAAAACCTGACACAACAGCCAAGAACAACTAGCCAAGTGCAAGACATCGAGAAGGGTGGTTACATCCTGAAAGATTGTGAAGGCACGCCGGAACTCATCATCATGGCGACCGGCTCGGAAGTGAGCTTGGCGGTGAATGCGGCGAACACCTTGAACACCGAAGGCAAGCAAGTCCGTGTGGTTTCACTGCCCTGCACCGAACGCTTCGACAAGCAATCCGCCGAATACAAAGAGCAAGTGTTGCCGAAGTCAGTCAGAGCACGTTTGGCGATTGAAGCCAGCATTGCCGACTACTGGCAACGCTACACCGGCTTGGATGGTGAAGTGATTGGCATGACCAGCTTTGGTGAATCAGCTCCGGCTGACCAGTTGTTTAAACTGTTCGGGTTTAGTGACGAGAATGTGCTGACGAAAGCGCGAGCATTATTAGTCTAATTCAGTTACATACCGAGAAAGCGAGTTGAGTCACCCCCCTCAATTCGCTTTTTTTGTTGTTTTAATTGAGATATCGCTGTTGAACAATCGGGGATAGAACCTGAAAAGCAAAAAGCCCGCTCATTAAGCGGGCTTTTTAAATCTGGCGGAGAGATAGACCGCCAAGTATAAGTCTGACGCGATACAAAATAAAATAATAAACTTAATAAAATCAAAGTTATTTAGTGAAATTTGTCTGATTAAGGCCAATAGAATCTAACGTAAACTTTATTTAAATGGCATACTGGATGGCATACCAGAAGTTTATTGATGAATACTATGGCAATACTTACGGACACTAAAGCTAGGAATGTAAAACCTGACGATAAACCTATCGCACATGGGGGTATAACCGGATTGGCGTTACATCCTTCGGGAAGTAAAGGTCGTGGAAAATGGGTTTTACGTTATGTTAGTCCCGTTACTGGAAAGCGCCGTAATGCTGGTCTAGGTACTTACCCTGAGGTTGGTGTTGCTGACGCAGGTAAATTGGCTCAAGAAATGCGGGACCTAATTTCGAATGGAAAAGATCCGCTAGAAAAAAGTGTCGTCATAGAAGATCTGCCCCAGATACCTACTTTTGAGAATGCCGCATATCAAGTTCACGCTAATCTATTACCCAGTTGGAAAAATGAAAAACATGGAAAGCAATGGATCTCTACATTGGAGCAATATGTTTTCCCCTCTATTGGATCGACGACGCTCGACGCTATCTTACCTGCACATATTGCCAATGTACTTCAGCCTATTTGGTTAGAGATACCGGAAACGGCAGGTAGGGTTAAACAGCGCATCCATGCTGTAATGGCATGGGGGTGGGCTCATGGTTATTGTTCCTCTAATCCTGTTGATGTTGTCGGACATCTTTTACCGACACAACCAAGTAAAAGTATTCGTACAGAACATCAGCCTGCAATGCCTTGGCGTGAGTTGCCTCAATTTGTTCAGAATTCTGTCAGAAGTTCAGAGCGTTATAATGTTACGCGATTAGCCTTAGAGTTTTTAATTCTCACTGCGTGTCGTTCCGGTGAAGTAAGAGGGCTGAAATGGTCTGAGCTTGATTTGCGTGGTTGTATTTGGACTATTCCTGCAGAAAGAATGAAAGCTAAACTAGCGCACCGAGTGCCGCTATCTCCTCGATGTGTCCAAATATTGAATGATGTGAAAGGATTGCATGACGAGCTAGTTTTCCCCTCTCCAAGAGATCAAGTTGAATTATCAGATATGGTCTTCACGTCATTCTTGAGGGATGTCAATGCACCAAGTAGTACACCCAACCGAGTGGCTACTGCGCATGGATTTCGCTCAAGTTTTAGGGACTGGTGTAGTGAGCAAGGTTATGCCCGAGACTTGGCTGAACGGGCGTTAGCTCATATGGTTCAGAATAAAGTTGAGGCTGCATATCATCGAACTGACTTGTTAGAACAACGTTGTGTATTAATGGAAAAATGGGCCGAGTTTGTATCAAGTTAGTTACGAGCAACCTGCCAAGATGAACCTATATGAATCTCATCAAGGCAAAACCTATTGATGAACGCATGAATAATAATGCGATTTACTGCTTATGATTTCATTCTGGTGAATTCTTCAATAATCAAGTTCTCCAGAATTGCTTTTTTGCTTTTTCCCTTCATTTTAGCCAATTCATTTAATGCATTTGCAGCTTCAATAGATACTTGTGTATTCAATAATTTGCTTGTGTTTGCATGTTTTTCATAATGACGTCTACTTCTGACATTTGTTTTGATAGCACTAAGTAGAGTTTTTTTACTCGTAGCTAATGGTAATAAATCATAAAAAGTCTGTAATGCTAGCTTCGTTTGCTCA
This window contains:
- the tkt gene encoding transketolase, whose translation is MSLDPKTLANAVRMLSVDAVQQANSGHPGAPMGMADIAETLWRHHLKHNPTDPTWINRDRFVLSNGHGSMLLYSLLHLTGYDLPLSELKQFRQLHSKTPGHPEYGYAPGVETTTGPLGQGIANAVGMALAEKTLAAQFNKPNHAIVDHYTYAFMGDGCLMEGISHEVCSLAGTLELGKLIAFWDDNGISIDGHVEGWFSDDTPARFRAYGWQVIDSVDGHDPRALDAAIREAKANTTQPTLICCKTIIGYGSPNKSGSHDCHGAPLGKDEVTRVREFLNWPHAPFEIPQDIYQAWDAKAKGQQVQNEWNKQFAAYQEIFPQEAAELLRRSTGTLTADWADKANAYIAELQANPANIASRQASQKALNEYAKILPELLGGSADLAPSNLTRHTSALDVSTETPQGNYMHYGVREFGMSAIMNGVTLHGGFIPYGGTFLMFMEYARNAVRMAALMKQRSIFVYTHDSIGLGEDGPTHQPVEQLASLRLTPNMETWRPCDQVESAVSWKAAIERQNGPSALIFSRQNLTQQPRTTSQVQDIEKGGYILKDCEGTPELIIMATGSEVSLAVNAANTLNTEGKQVRVVSLPCTERFDKQSAEYKEQVLPKSVRARLAIEASIADYWQRYTGLDGEVIGMTSFGESAPADQLFKLFGFSDENVLTKARALLV
- a CDS encoding integrase arm-type DNA-binding domain-containing protein, whose protein sequence is MNTMAILTDTKARNVKPDDKPIAHGGITGLALHPSGSKGRGKWVLRYVSPVTGKRRNAGLGTYPEVGVADAGKLAQEMRDLISNGKDPLEKSVVIEDLPQIPTFENAAYQVHANLLPSWKNEKHGKQWISTLEQYVFPSIGSTTLDAILPAHIANVLQPIWLEIPETAGRVKQRIHAVMAWGWAHGYCSSNPVDVVGHLLPTQPSKSIRTEHQPAMPWRELPQFVQNSVRSSERYNVTRLALEFLILTACRSGEVRGLKWSELDLRGCIWTIPAERMKAKLAHRVPLSPRCVQILNDVKGLHDELVFPSPRDQVELSDMVFTSFLRDVNAPSSTPNRVATAHGFRSSFRDWCSEQGYARDLAERALAHMVQNKVEAAYHRTDLLEQRCVLMEKWAEFVSS